One genomic region from Streptomyces sp. NBC_00457 encodes:
- the rplE gene encoding 50S ribosomal protein L5: MATTTTPRLKQKYREEIAGKLRDEFKYENVMQIPGLVKIVVNMGVGDAARDSKLIDGAIRDLTTITGQKPAVTKARKSIAQFKLREGQPIGAHVTLRGDRMWEFLDRTLSLALPRIRDFRGLSPKQFDGRGNYTFGLTEQVMFHEIDQDKIDRVRGMDITVVTTATNDAEGRALLRHLGFPFKEA, encoded by the coding sequence ATGGCTACCACCACCACCCCGCGTCTGAAGCAGAAGTACCGCGAGGAGATCGCGGGCAAGCTGCGTGACGAGTTCAAGTACGAGAACGTCATGCAGATCCCCGGCCTCGTCAAGATCGTGGTCAACATGGGTGTGGGCGACGCCGCCCGCGACTCCAAGCTGATCGACGGCGCGATTCGCGACCTCACCACGATCACCGGTCAGAAGCCGGCCGTCACCAAGGCCCGCAAGTCCATCGCGCAGTTCAAGCTGCGTGAGGGTCAGCCGATCGGTGCCCACGTCACGCTCCGTGGCGACCGCATGTGGGAGTTCCTGGACCGCACCCTGTCGCTCGCGCTGCCGCGCATCCGCGACTTCCGTGGTCTGTCCCCCAAGCAGTTCGACGGCCGTGGCAACTACACCTTCGGTCTCACGGAGCAGGTCATGTTCCACGAGATCGACCAGGACAAGATCGACCGCGTCCGGGGTATGGACATCACCGTGGTCACCACGGCGACCAACGACGCCGAGGGCCGCGCGCTCCTCCGTCACCTCGGCTTCCCCTTCAAGGAGGCGTAA
- the rpsE gene encoding 30S ribosomal protein S5 has translation MAGPQRRGGGAGGGERRDRKGRDGGAAAAEKTAYVERVVAINRVAKVVKGGRRFSFTALVVVGDGDGTVGVGYGKAKEVPAAIAKGVEEAKKHFFKVPRIQGTIPHPITGEKAAGVVLLKPASPGTGVIAGGPVRAVLECAGIHDVLSKSLGSSNAINIVHATVEALKGLQRPEEIAARRGLPLEDVAPAALLRARAGAGAA, from the coding sequence ATGGCTGGACCCCAGCGCCGCGGTGGCGGTGCCGGTGGCGGCGAGCGGCGGGACCGGAAGGGCCGTGACGGCGGCGCAGCTGCCGCCGAGAAGACCGCGTACGTTGAGCGCGTTGTCGCGATCAACCGCGTCGCCAAGGTTGTGAAGGGTGGTCGTCGCTTCAGCTTCACTGCGCTCGTCGTAGTGGGCGACGGTGACGGCACCGTGGGTGTCGGTTACGGCAAGGCCAAGGAGGTGCCGGCCGCCATCGCCAAGGGTGTTGAGGAGGCCAAGAAGCACTTCTTCAAGGTCCCCCGTATCCAGGGCACCATCCCGCACCCGATCACGGGTGAGAAGGCTGCCGGCGTCGTTCTCCTCAAGCCGGCTTCGCCGGGTACCGGTGTTATCGCCGGTGGTCCCGTGCGTGCCGTCCTGGAGTGCGCCGGTATCCACGACGTGCTGTCGAAGTCGCTCGGCTCGTCGAACGCGATCAACATCGTGCACGCGACCGTGGAGGCCCTGAAGGGTCTGCAGCGTCCCGAGGAGATCGCGGCCCGCCGTGGTCTGCCGCTCGAGGACGTCGCTCCCGCGGCTCTGCTGCGTGCGCGTGCCGGGGCTGGTGCTGCGTAA
- the rplP gene encoding 50S ribosomal protein L16 has translation MLIPRRVKHRKQHHPKRSGMSKGGTQVAFGEYGIQALTPAYVTNRQIEAARIAMTRHIKRGGKVWINIYPDRPLTKKPAETRMGSGKGSPEWWVANVKPGRVMFELSYPNEKIAREALTRAAHKLPMKCKIVKREAGES, from the coding sequence ATGCTGATCCCCCGTAGGGTCAAGCACCGCAAGCAGCACCACCCGAAGCGCTCCGGCATGTCCAAGGGTGGCACGCAGGTTGCGTTCGGCGAATACGGCATCCAGGCGCTGACCCCGGCGTACGTCACGAACCGTCAGATCGAAGCGGCTCGTATCGCCATGACCCGTCACATCAAGCGTGGCGGCAAGGTCTGGATCAACATTTACCCGGACCGCCCCCTGACGAAGAAGCCGGCCGAGACCCGCATGGGTTCCGGTAAGGGTTCTCCCGAGTGGTGGGTGGCCAACGTCAAGCCCGGACGTGTGATGTTCGAGCTGTCGTACCCCAACGAGAAGATCGCGCGCGAGGCCCTGACCCGTGCGGCTCACAAGCTGCCGATGAAGTGCAAGATCGTCAAGCGCGAGGCAGGTGAATCGTGA
- the rpsH gene encoding 30S ribosomal protein S8, translated as MTMTDPIADMLTRLRNANSAYHDTVAMPHSKIKSHIAEILQQEGFITGWKVEDAEVGKNLVLELKFGPNRERSIAGIKRISKPGLRVYAKSTNLPKVLGGLGVAIISTSHGLLTDKQAGKKGVGGEVLAYVW; from the coding sequence ATGACCATGACTGATCCGATCGCAGACATGCTTACGCGTCTGCGGAACGCGAACTCGGCGTACCACGACACCGTGGCGATGCCGCACTCGAAGATCAAGTCTCACATCGCGGAGATCCTCCAGCAGGAGGGCTTCATCACGGGCTGGAAGGTCGAGGACGCCGAGGTCGGCAAGAACCTCGTCCTGGAGCTGAAGTTCGGCCCCAACCGTGAGCGCTCCATCGCGGGCATCAAGCGGATCTCCAAGCCCGGTCTCCGGGTGTACGCGAAGTCCACCAACCTGCCGAAGGTGCTCGGCGGCCTCGGCGTGGCGATCATCTCCACGTCGCACGGGCTTCTCACCGACAAGCAGGCCGGCAAGAAGGGCGTAGGCGGAGAAGTTCTCGCCTACGTCTGGTAG
- the map gene encoding type I methionyl aminopeptidase has translation MVQIKSPEQIAKMREAGLVVAAIHAATREAAVPGASTKDLDEVARKVLAEHGAKSNFLGYGGFPATICTSVNEVVVHGIPSDEVVLKDGDIISVDAGAIIDGWHGDAAYTVFVGSGHAPELIELSRVTEESMWAGIAAMKQGHRLVDVSRAIETYIRRQPKPGGGRYGIIEDYGGHGIGTEMHMDPHLLNYVEKRRGKGPKLVPGFCLAIEPMVSLGTPKTEVLADDWTVVTTDGTWSSHWEHSVALTEQGPLVLTSPDGGRAKLAEYGIVAAPDPLS, from the coding sequence ATGGTGCAGATCAAGTCCCCTGAGCAGATCGCCAAGATGCGTGAGGCGGGGCTGGTCGTTGCCGCCATTCACGCGGCGACGCGGGAGGCGGCCGTGCCGGGTGCTTCCACCAAGGACCTGGACGAGGTCGCGCGGAAGGTGCTCGCGGAGCACGGGGCGAAGTCGAACTTCCTCGGGTACGGCGGCTTCCCGGCCACCATCTGCACATCCGTGAACGAGGTCGTGGTCCACGGCATCCCGTCCGACGAGGTCGTGCTCAAGGACGGCGACATCATCTCCGTCGACGCCGGCGCGATCATCGACGGCTGGCACGGCGACGCGGCCTACACCGTCTTCGTGGGCTCCGGTCACGCGCCGGAGCTGATCGAGCTCTCCCGGGTGACGGAGGAGTCGATGTGGGCGGGCATCGCCGCGATGAAGCAGGGGCATCGCCTCGTCGACGTCTCCCGTGCCATCGAGACGTACATCCGCCGCCAGCCGAAGCCCGGGGGCGGGCGCTACGGGATCATCGAGGACTACGGCGGCCATGGCATCGGCACGGAGATGCACATGGATCCGCATCTGCTGAACTATGTCGAGAAGCGGCGGGGCAAGGGGCCGAAGCTGGTGCCCGGGTTCTGCCTGGCGATCGAGCCGATGGTGTCGCTGGGTACGCCGAAGACCGAGGTCCTCGCGGATGACTGGACGGTCGTCACGACGGACGGTACGTGGTCGTCCCACTGGGAGCATTCGGTTGCGTTGACCGAGCAGGGGCCGCTGGTGCTTACGTCTCCCGACGGGGGTCGGGCGAAGTTGGCGGAGTACGGGATCGTCGCTGCGCCGGATCCGTTGAGCTGA
- a CDS encoding adenylate kinase has product MRIVLVGPPGAGKGTQASRLAEKLRIPHISTGDLFRANISQQTELGKLAKSYMDAGNLVPDEVTIAMAKDRMEQPDAENGFLLDGFPRNVSQAEALDGVLETEDVTLDAVLDLEAPEEEVVKRIAGRRICRRDSAHVFHVTYSAPKKDGVCDVCGGELYQRDDDSEETVRKRLEVYHTQTEPIIDYYKTQGLVVTINAMGPVDEVTGRALEALKREGDEK; this is encoded by the coding sequence ATGCGAATCGTCCTCGTCGGGCCGCCGGGCGCCGGTAAGGGTACGCAGGCCTCGCGCCTTGCCGAGAAGCTGCGCATCCCGCACATCTCCACGGGCGATCTGTTCCGCGCGAACATCAGCCAGCAGACGGAACTCGGCAAACTCGCGAAGTCCTACATGGACGCCGGCAACCTGGTCCCCGACGAGGTCACCATCGCGATGGCCAAGGACCGCATGGAGCAGCCCGACGCGGAGAACGGCTTTCTGCTCGACGGCTTCCCGCGCAATGTCTCGCAGGCCGAGGCGCTGGACGGGGTGCTGGAGACCGAGGACGTCACGCTGGACGCGGTGCTGGATCTCGAGGCACCCGAGGAAGAGGTCGTCAAGCGGATCGCCGGCCGGCGGATCTGCCGGAGGGACTCCGCGCACGTCTTCCATGTGACGTACAGCGCGCCGAAGAAGGATGGCGTCTGCGACGTCTGCGGCGGTGAGCTGTACCAGCGGGACGACGACTCCGAGGAGACCGTCCGCAAGCGGCTCGAGGTCTACCACACGCAGACCGAACCGATCATCGACTACTACAAGACCCAGGGCCTGGTCGTCACGATCAACGCGATGGGTCCCGTGGACGAGGTCACCGGTCGTGCGCTGGAGGCGCTGAAGCGCGAGGGCGACGAGAAGTAG
- the rplF gene encoding 50S ribosomal protein L6: MSRIGKLPITVPAGVDVTIDGRTVQVKGPKGTLSHTIAAPIEIAKGEDGVLNVVRPNDERQNKALHGLSRTLVANMITGVTQGYVKKLEISGVGYRVQAKGSNLEFALGYSHPITVEAPEGITFKVENPTRFSVEGIDKQKVGEVAANIRKLRKPDPYKAKGVKYEGEVIRRKVGKAGK; encoded by the coding sequence ATGTCGCGCATTGGCAAGCTCCCCATCACGGTTCCCGCCGGCGTGGACGTCACCATCGATGGCCGCACGGTCCAGGTGAAGGGCCCCAAGGGCACCCTCTCCCACACCATTGCGGCGCCGATCGAGATCGCTAAGGGCGAGGACGGCGTGCTGAACGTCGTGCGTCCGAACGACGAGCGTCAGAACAAGGCCCTGCACGGCCTGTCCCGCACGCTGGTGGCGAACATGATCACCGGCGTGACCCAGGGTTACGTGAAGAAGCTCGAGATCAGCGGTGTCGGTTACCGCGTGCAGGCCAAGGGTTCGAACCTGGAGTTCGCTCTCGGCTACAGCCACCCGATCACCGTCGAGGCCCCCGAAGGCATCACCTTCAAGGTCGAGAACCCGACGCGGTTCTCGGTCGAGGGCATCGACAAGCAGAAGGTCGGCGAGGTTGCGGCCAACATCCGCAAGCTGCGCAAGCCCGACCCGTACAAGGCCAAGGGCGTCAAGTACGAGGGCGAAGTCATCCGCCGCAAGGTCGGAAAGGCGGGTAAGTAA
- the rplN gene encoding 50S ribosomal protein L14, producing MIQQESRLRVADNTGAKEILCIRVLGGSGRRYAGIGDVIVATVKDAIPGGNVKKGDVVKAVIVRTVKERRRPDGSYIRFDENAAVILKNDGDPRGTRIFGPVGRELREKKFMKIISLAPEVL from the coding sequence GTGATCCAGCAGGAGTCGCGACTGCGTGTCGCCGACAACACTGGTGCGAAGGAGATCCTTTGCATCCGTGTGCTCGGTGGCTCCGGTCGCCGCTACGCGGGCATCGGTGACGTCATCGTCGCCACCGTCAAGGACGCGATCCCCGGTGGCAACGTGAAGAAGGGTGACGTCGTCAAGGCGGTCATCGTTCGCACCGTCAAGGAGCGCCGCCGTCCGGACGGCTCGTACATCCGCTTCGACGAGAACGCCGCCGTCATTCTGAAGAACGACGGCGACCCTCGCGGCACCCGTATCTTCGGCCCCGTCGGCCGTGAGCTGCGCGAGAAGAAGTTCATGAAGATCATCTCGCTCGCGCCGGAGGTGCTGTAA
- a CDS encoding type Z 30S ribosomal protein S14, with the protein MAKKALIAKAARKPKFGVRGYTRCQRCGRPHSVYRKFGLCRVCLREMAHRGELPGVTKSSW; encoded by the coding sequence ATGGCGAAGAAGGCTCTGATTGCCAAGGCTGCTCGTAAGCCCAAGTTCGGTGTACGTGGCTACACGCGCTGCCAGCGCTGTGGTCGTCCGCACTCCGTGTACCGCAAGTTCGGCCTCTGCCGCGTGTGCCTTCGTGAGATGGCTCACCGTGGCGAGCTGCCGGGCGTGACCAAGAGCTCCTGGTAG
- the infA gene encoding translation initiation factor IF-1: MAKKQGAIEIEGTVVESLPNAMFKVELQNGHQVLAHISGKMRMHYIRILPDDRVVVELSPYDLTRGRIVYRYK, translated from the coding sequence GTGGCCAAGAAGCAAGGTGCCATCGAGATCGAGGGCACTGTCGTCGAGTCTCTTCCGAACGCCATGTTCAAGGTCGAGCTCCAGAACGGCCACCAGGTCCTGGCACATATCAGCGGCAAGATGCGAATGCACTACATCCGTATCCTCCCTGACGACCGGGTCGTGGTGGAGTTGTCTCCGTACGACCTGACGCGTGGCCGGATCGTCTACCGGTACAAGTAG
- the rplO gene encoding 50S ribosomal protein L15, whose product MAEQNPLKIHNLRPAPGAKTAKTRVGRGEASKGKTAGRGTKGTKARYQVPERFEGGQMPLHMRLPKLKGFKNPFKTEYQVVNLDKLAALYPEGGEVTVEGLVAKGAVRKNSLVKVLGQGEISVALQVTVDAVSGSAKEKITAAGGTVTELV is encoded by the coding sequence ATGGCGGAGCAGAACCCGCTCAAGATCCACAACCTCCGTCCCGCCCCGGGCGCCAAGACCGCCAAGACCCGTGTGGGTCGTGGTGAGGCGTCGAAGGGTAAGACGGCCGGTCGTGGTACCAAGGGTACGAAGGCCCGTTACCAGGTTCCGGAGCGCTTCGAGGGTGGCCAGATGCCCCTCCACATGCGTCTCCCGAAGCTGAAGGGGTTCAAGAACCCGTTCAAGACCGAGTACCAGGTCGTGAACCTCGACAAGCTGGCCGCGCTCTACCCCGAGGGTGGCGAGGTCACCGTCGAGGGTCTGGTGGCCAAGGGTGCTGTTCGCAAGAACAGCCTCGTCAAGGTGCTCGGCCAGGGCGAGATCTCCGTGGCGCTGCAGGTGACGGTCGACGCCGTCTCCGGCTCCGCCAAGGAGAAGATCACCGCCGCCGGCGGCACCGTCACCGAGCTCGTCTGA
- the rplR gene encoding 50S ribosomal protein L18, with protein MAYGQKILKGDAYKRAAIKRRHIRIRKKVAGTAERPRLVVTRSNRHIVAQVIDDIKGHTLASASTLDTSVRGGEGDKSAQAKQVGALVAERAKAAGVEAVVFDRGGNQYAGRIAALADAAREAGLKF; from the coding sequence ATGGCATACGGACAGAAGATCCTTAAGGGCGACGCCTACAAGCGCGCCGCGATCAAGCGCCGTCACATCCGGATCCGCAAGAAGGTCGCGGGTACGGCGGAGCGTCCGCGTCTGGTCGTTACCCGCTCCAACCGCCACATCGTGGCCCAGGTGATCGACGACATCAAGGGTCACACCCTGGCGTCGGCGTCCACTCTGGACACCTCGGTGCGCGGTGGCGAGGGTGACAAGTCCGCACAGGCCAAGCAGGTCGGCGCCCTGGTCGCCGAGCGCGCCAAGGCCGCGGGCGTCGAGGCCGTCGTATTCGACCGTGGTGGTAACCAGTACGCCGGGCGCATTGCCGCTCTGGCGGACGCCGCCCGCGAAGCCGGACTGAAGTTCTAG
- the rpsQ gene encoding 30S ribosomal protein S17: MSESNVTEQTAEARGFRKTREGLVVSDKMDKTVVVAVEDRVKHALYGKVIRRTNKLKAHDEQNAAGVGDRVLLMETRPLSATKRWRVVEILEKAK, encoded by the coding sequence ATGAGTGAGAGCAACGTGACTGAGCAGACCGCAGAGGCGCGCGGCTTCCGCAAGACCCGTGAGGGTCTCGTCGTCAGCGACAAGATGGACAAGACCGTCGTCGTCGCCGTCGAGGACCGCGTCAAGCACGCGCTGTACGGCAAGGTCATCCGCCGTACGAACAAGCTCAAGGCGCACGACGAGCAGAACGCCGCGGGCGTCGGCGACCGGGTTCTCCTGATGGAGACCCGTCCGCTGTCCGCGACGAAGCGCTGGCGCGTCGTCGAGATCCTCGAGAAGGCGAAGTAA
- the rpsK gene encoding 30S ribosomal protein S11, whose protein sequence is MPPKGRQGAAKKVRRKEKKNVAHGHAHIKSTFNNTIVSITDPSGNVISWASAGHVGFKGSRKSTPFAAQMAAESAARRAQEHGMRKVDVFVKGPGSGRETAIRSLQATGLEVGSIQDVTPTPHNGCRPPKRRRV, encoded by the coding sequence ATGCCCCCCAAGGGTCGTCAGGGCGCTGCCAAGAAGGTGCGCCGCAAGGAAAAGAAGAACGTCGCTCACGGTCACGCGCACATCAAGAGCACGTTCAACAACACGATCGTCTCCATCACGGACCCGTCCGGCAACGTGATCTCCTGGGCCTCCGCCGGCCACGTCGGCTTCAAGGGCTCCCGGAAGTCCACGCCGTTCGCCGCGCAGATGGCCGCCGAGTCGGCTGCCCGCCGCGCCCAGGAGCACGGCATGCGCAAGGTCGACGTGTTCGTCAAGGGCCCGGGTTCCGGTCGTGAGACCGCCATCCGTTCGCTCCAGGCGACCGGTCTCGAGGTCGGCTCCATCCAGGACGTCACCCCGACCCCGCACAACGGCTGCCGTCCGCCGAAGCGCCGTCGCGTCTGA
- the rpmD gene encoding 50S ribosomal protein L30, translating to MAQLKITQTKSYIGSKQNHRDTLRSLGLKGINTQVVKEDRPEFRGMVHTVRHLVTVEEVD from the coding sequence ATGGCTCAGCTCAAGATCACGCAGACGAAGTCGTACATCGGCAGCAAGCAGAACCACCGTGACACCCTGCGCTCCCTTGGTCTCAAGGGCATCAACACGCAGGTCGTCAAGGAGGATCGTCCCGAGTTCCGCGGCATGGTGCACACCGTCCGCCACCTCGTGACGGTCGAGGAGGTCGACTGA
- the rpmC gene encoding 50S ribosomal protein L29 has product MSAGTKASELRELGNEELLNKLREAKEELFNLRFQAATGQLENHGRLKAVRKDIARIYTLMRERELGIETVESA; this is encoded by the coding sequence ATGTCGGCCGGTACCAAGGCGTCCGAGCTGCGCGAGCTGGGCAACGAGGAGCTGCTCAACAAGCTCCGCGAGGCCAAGGAAGAGCTGTTCAACCTCCGCTTCCAGGCGGCGACCGGACAGCTCGAGAACCACGGTCGGCTGAAGGCCGTCCGTAAGGACATCGCGCGGATCTACACCCTGATGCGTGAGCGCGAGCTGGGCATCGAGACGGTGGAGAGCGCCTGA
- the rpmJ gene encoding 50S ribosomal protein L36 codes for MKVKPSVKKICDKCRVIRRHGRVMVICENPRHKQRQG; via the coding sequence ATGAAGGTCAAGCCGAGCGTCAAGAAGATCTGCGACAAGTGCAGGGTGATCCGCCGTCACGGTCGGGTCATGGTCATCTGCGAGAACCCGCGCCACAAGCAGCGCCAGGGCTGA
- the rplX gene encoding 50S ribosomal protein L24, with protein MKIKKGDLVQVITGKDKGKQGKVIAAFPREDRVLVEGVNRVKKHTKAGPTARGSQAGGIVTTEAPIHVSNVQLVVEKDGNKVVTRVGYRFDDEGNKIRVAKRTGEDI; from the coding sequence ATGAAGATCAAGAAGGGCGACCTGGTCCAGGTCATCACCGGTAAGGACAAGGGCAAGCAGGGCAAGGTCATCGCGGCCTTCCCCCGTGAGGACCGCGTCCTGGTCGAGGGTGTCAACCGGGTCAAGAAGCACACCAAGGCCGGTCCGACCGCTCGCGGTTCGCAGGCCGGCGGCATCGTCACGACCGAGGCGCCGATCCACGTCTCCAACGTCCAGCTGGTCGTTGAGAAGGACGGCAACAAGGTCGTCACGCGTGTCGGTTACCGCTTCGACGACGAAGGCAACAAGATCCGCGTTGCCAAGCGGACGGGTGAGGACATCTGA
- the secY gene encoding preprotein translocase subunit SecY, with product MLTAFARAFKTPDLRKKLLFTLGIIVIYRIGTHIPIPGVDYQNVQTCIDVAKGNQGLFGLVNMFSGGALLQITIFALGIMPYITASIILQLLTVVIPRLEALKKEGSAGTAKITQYTRYLTVALAVLQGTGLVATARSGALFQGCPVASEIVPDQSIFVTITMVITMTAGTAVVMWLGELVTDRGIGNGMSILMFISIAATFPSALWAIKTQGSLADGWIEFGTVVLVGLFMVGLVVFVEQAQRRIPVQYAKRMIGRRSYGGTSTYIPLKVNQAGVIPVIFASSLLYIPALIAQFSSGNSSWKTWIESHLVKGDHPIYITLYFLLIVFFAFFYVAISFNPEEVADNMKKYGGFIPGIRAGRPTAEYLSYVLNRITWPGSLYLGLIALVPTMALAGFGANQNFPFGGTSILIIVGVGLETVKQIESQLQQRNYEGFLR from the coding sequence GTGCTCACCGCGTTCGCCCGGGCGTTCAAGACGCCCGACCTGCGCAAGAAGCTGCTCTTCACGCTCGGCATCATCGTGATCTACCGGATCGGTACGCATATCCCGATCCCCGGTGTCGACTATCAGAACGTCCAGACCTGTATCGACGTGGCCAAGGGCAACCAGGGCCTGTTCGGTCTGGTCAACATGTTCAGCGGCGGCGCGTTGCTGCAGATCACGATCTTCGCGCTCGGCATCATGCCGTACATCACGGCGAGCATCATCCTGCAGCTGCTGACGGTGGTGATCCCGCGGCTCGAGGCCCTGAAGAAGGAGGGCTCGGCCGGTACAGCGAAGATCACGCAGTACACCCGGTATCTGACGGTCGCGCTCGCCGTCCTCCAGGGCACCGGCCTGGTCGCCACCGCCCGCAGCGGCGCGCTCTTCCAGGGCTGCCCCGTGGCCTCCGAGATCGTCCCGGACCAGTCGATCTTCGTGACCATCACCATGGTCATCACCATGACCGCCGGTACGGCCGTCGTGATGTGGCTCGGTGAGCTCGTCACCGACCGCGGCATCGGCAACGGCATGTCGATCCTGATGTTCATCTCGATCGCCGCGACCTTCCCGTCCGCGCTGTGGGCCATCAAGACGCAGGGCTCCCTGGCCGACGGCTGGATCGAGTTCGGCACCGTCGTCCTCGTCGGCCTGTTCATGGTCGGCCTGGTGGTCTTCGTCGAGCAGGCACAGCGCCGCATCCCCGTGCAGTACGCGAAGCGGATGATCGGCCGCCGCTCCTACGGCGGCACGTCCACGTACATCCCGCTGAAGGTGAACCAGGCGGGTGTGATTCCCGTCATCTTCGCCTCGTCGCTGCTCTACATCCCGGCACTGATCGCGCAGTTCTCGAGCGGGAACTCCAGCTGGAAAACGTGGATCGAGTCACACCTGGTGAAGGGTGACCATCCGATTTACATCACTCTGTACTTCTTGCTCATCGTTTTCTTCGCGTTCTTCTATGTGGCTATCTCCTTCAACCCCGAAGAAGTAGCCGACAACATGAAGAAGTATGGTGGCTTCATCCCGGGCATCCGGGCTGGCCGGCCGACCGCTGAGTACCTGTCGTACGTGCTCAACCGGATCACCTGGCCGGGTTCGCTGTACCTGGGTCTGATCGCTCTCGTCCCGACAATGGCGTTGGCTGGTTTCGGGGCAAACCAGAACTTCCCGTTCGGCGGCACCAGCATCCTGATCATCGTGGGTGTCGGTCTCGAGACGGTGAAGCAGATCGAGAGCCAGCTCCAGCAGCGCAATTACGAAGGGTTCCTCCGCTGA
- the rpsM gene encoding 30S ribosomal protein S13, with the protein MARVSGVDIPREKRVEVALTYVFGIGRTLSQLTLAETGIDPNTRVRDLSEEQLVAIREYVDNNIKTEGDLRREIQADIRRKVEIGCYQGLRHRRGLPVRGQRTSTNARTRKGPRRAIAGKKKPGKK; encoded by the coding sequence ATGGCACGCGTTTCCGGTGTCGACATCCCGCGCGAAAAGCGTGTGGAAGTCGCCCTGACCTACGTGTTCGGCATCGGCCGGACCCTTTCGCAGCTGACGCTGGCGGAGACGGGCATCGACCCGAACACCCGTGTTCGCGACCTCTCCGAGGAGCAGCTCGTCGCGATCCGCGAGTACGTGGACAACAACATCAAGACCGAGGGTGACCTCCGTCGTGAGATCCAGGCCGACATTCGCCGCAAGGTGGAGATCGGCTGCTACCAGGGTCTCCGTCACCGTCGTGGCCTGCCCGTCCGCGGTCAGCGCACCAGCACGAACGCTCGTACCCGCAAGGGCCCGCGTCGCGCCATCGCCGGTAAGAAGAAGCCGGGCAAGAAGTAG
- the rpsC gene encoding 30S ribosomal protein S3 gives MGQKVNPHGFRLGVTTDFKSRWYADKLYKDYVKEDVAIRRMMTSGMERAGISKVEIERTRDRVRVDIHTARPGIVIGRRGAEADRIRGDLEKLTGKQVQLNILEVKNPETDAQLVAQAVAEQLSSRVSFRRAMRKSMQSAMKAGAKGIKIQCGGRLGGAEMSRSEFYREGRVPLHTLRANVDYGFFEAKTTFGRIGVKVWIYKGDVKNIAEVRAENAAARAGNRPARGGGADRPARGGRGGERGGRGRKPQQAAGAEAPKAEAPAAAAPAESTGTEA, from the coding sequence ATGGGCCAGAAGGTAAACCCGCATGGGTTCCGCCTCGGTGTCACGACCGACTTCAAGTCGCGTTGGTACGCCGACAAGCTGTACAAGGACTACGTCAAGGAAGACGTCGCCATCCGTCGGATGATGACGTCCGGCATGGAGCGCGCCGGTATCTCGAAGGTGGAGATCGAGCGCACCCGTGACCGCGTGCGTGTGGACATCCACACCGCGCGTCCGGGCATCGTCATCGGCCGCCGTGGCGCCGAGGCCGACCGCATCCGCGGTGACCTGGAGAAGCTGACCGGCAAGCAGGTCCAGCTGAACATCCTCGAGGTCAAGAACCCGGAGACGGACGCTCAGCTGGTGGCCCAGGCCGTCGCCGAGCAGCTGTCCTCCCGCGTCTCCTTCCGTCGGGCCATGCGTAAGAGCATGCAGTCCGCCATGAAGGCCGGCGCCAAGGGCATCAAGATCCAGTGCGGTGGCCGTCTCGGCGGCGCCGAGATGTCCCGCTCGGAGTTCTACCGCGAGGGCCGTGTGCCCCTGCACACGCTCCGCGCGAACGTGGACTACGGCTTCTTCGAGGCCAAGACGACCTTCGGCCGTATCGGTGTGAAGGTCTGGATCTACAAGGGCGACGTCAAGAACATCGCCGAGGTCCGCGCCGAGAACGCTGCCGCCCGTGCGGGTAACCGCCCGGCTCGCGGTGGCGGCGCCGACCGCCCGGCCCGTGGTGGCCGCGGTGGCGAGCGTGGCGGGCGCGGTCGTAAGCCGCAGCAGGCTGCCGGCGCCGAGGCCCCCAAGGCCGAGGCTCCCGCCGCCGCCGCTCCGGCTGAGAGCACCGGAACGGAGGCCTGA